From a single Miscanthus floridulus cultivar M001 chromosome 8, ASM1932011v1, whole genome shotgun sequence genomic region:
- the LOC136477423 gene encoding glycerophosphodiester phosphodiesterase GDPD1, chloroplastic-like codes for MALLKAARAADVPTLDVVAPGLVVEAGTATASASAAVAMVKSGAAAEGGGRFSVIGHRGKGMNALASADPRMQEVRENTVRSFNDAARFPVDYVEFDVQVTKDGCPIIFHDNFIFTQQDGKISQKRVTDINLEDFLQYGPQNEQGKVGKPLLRRLKDGRMVNWNVQSEDALCTLQEAFEKVSPRLGFNVELKFDDSLEYQEEELTRILQAILKVISEHAKDRPILFSSFQPDAAQLMRKLQGTYPVYFLTNGGTELYTDVRRNSLEEAVKLCLASGMQGIVSEARGIFRHPGAVPKIKEANLSLLTYGTLNNVPEAVYMQHLMGVNGVIVDLVPEITDAVSELIALPEPDVEVDNLSNQAARGDTTPNFSQREISFLLKLIPELVQ; via the exons ATGGCCCTGCTCAAAGCCGCGCGCGCCGCCGACGTGCCCACCCTGGACGTGGTGGCCCCTGGCCTGGTGGTGGAGGCGGGCACGGCGACGGCGTCAgcgtcggcggcggtggcgatGGTGAAGAGCGGCGCTGCGGCGGAGGGCGGCGGGCGGTTCTCGGTGATCGGGCACCGCGGCAAGGGGATGAACGCGCTGGCGTCGGCGGACCCGCGGATGCAGGAGGTGCGCGAGAACACGGTCCGGTCCTTCAACGACGCCGCGCGCTTCCCCGTTGACTACGTCGAGTTCGACGTGCAG GTCACCAAGGATGGGTGCCCAATCATCTTCCAtgacaacttcatcttcactcaaCAAGAT GGTAAAATTTCACAGAAGCGTGTGACTGATATTAATCTGGAAGACTTCCTCCAGTATGGCCCCCAGAATGAGCAGGGGAAG GTTGGGAAGCCCCTGCTTCGCAGGCTGAAGGATGGTAGGATGGTGAACTGGAATGTGCAATCAGAGGACGCTCTTTGCACACTTCAAGAAGCGTTCGAGAAGGTCAGTCCAAGATTGGGCTTCAACGTTGAGCTGAAATTTGATGACAGTCTTGAATACCAGGAGGAAGAGCTCACTCGCATCCTCCAGGCCATCCTCAAG GTGATTTCTGAGCACGCCAAGGATAGGCCTATACTTTTCTCTAGTTTTCAACCCGATGCTGCACAGCTCATGCGTAAATTGCAAGGCACATACCCT GTCTACTTCTTGACAAACGGAGGGACAGAGCTATACACCGACGTGAGAAGGAACTCGCTGGAGGAGGCCGTCAAGCTATGCCTTGCCAGTGGCATGCAAGGAATAGTTTCAGAAGCCCGCGGGATATTCAGGCACCCTGGTGCCGTACCAAAGATCAAAGAGGCTAACCTCTCCCTGCTAACCTATGGAACATTGAA TAATGTGCCGGAGGCAGTGTACATGCAGCACCTCATGGGAGTGAATGGGGTGATCGTCGACCTGGTGCCGGAGATCACCGACGCAGTCTCTGAGCTCATTGCCCTGCCCGAGCCTGACGTGGAAGTGGACAACTTGAGCAACCAGGCAGCTAGAGGAGACACAACACCGAATTTCTCGCAGCGCGAGATCTCTTTCCTGCTGAAGCTTATTCCCGAGCTTGTCCAATAA